One Aster yellows witches'-broom phytoplasma AYWB DNA segment encodes these proteins:
- a CDS encoding DNA topoisomerase subunit B, with product MKNYNADSIQILEGLEAVRKRPGMYIGSTAQKGLHHLVWEIVDNSIDEALAGHANNITLEILPGEIISVSDNGRGIPVDIHPKTGKPAVETILTTLHAGGKFDSSSYKVSGGLHGVGASVVNALSNWFTVEIRLNKQIYFQKYEKGIAVSPLEVIGGTNKRGTTIQFLSDPEIFQETTIYNFDTLKERMQQLSFLNKGLKLKIADKRYEKETVFNFCHEKGLQDYIDFINTSHKQIPFHEIFYLEKEAQKLAFEIVFEYTTQLRPTKKDEQGNEIEEKEDKDTIPRYTQSQKIFSFVNNIPTHEGGTHEEGFKLALTRVISKYAKEFNLLKKDEHLLSEDILEGITAIISLKHQDPQFEGQTKAKLANTEVRQITSQLFGEFLEKYLLEHPQDSRKIIDKCLLSANARLAAKRAREVVRNKPLDSLGFASKLADCRSKDPHISELYIVEGDSAGGSAKQGRDSRFQAILPLRGKVLNVEKSLDAKILTNKEIKSLIQAIGAGINIGKGKDFNVDKIRYHKIIIMTDADVDGAHIRTLLLTFFFRHFRELIEKGYIYFARPPLYKYQKGKGTPKYFYDEKTKQTFANKNSLKDGFQRYKGLGEMNPNQLWETTMDPENRTLLKASLKDALNALSDEEALMETDQTFNMLMGEKVLPRKNFILEKALEADLDV from the coding sequence TTGAAAAATTACAATGCTGATAGTATTCAAATTTTAGAAGGTTTGGAAGCAGTTCGCAAAAGACCAGGAATGTATATTGGTTCGACTGCTCAAAAAGGACTTCATCATTTAGTCTGGGAAATTGTTGACAATTCCATTGACGAAGCTTTAGCAGGACACGCTAACAACATTACTTTAGAAATCCTACCTGGAGAAATTATTAGTGTTTCTGACAATGGTAGAGGAATCCCAGTTGATATTCACCCCAAAACAGGAAAACCAGCAGTAGAAACAATCTTAACTACTCTTCATGCTGGAGGAAAATTTGACAGTTCTTCTTACAAGGTTTCAGGAGGGCTTCATGGTGTAGGAGCCTCTGTGGTAAATGCTCTTTCTAATTGGTTTACTGTAGAAATTCGCCTTAACAAACAAATCTATTTTCAAAAATACGAAAAAGGAATTGCAGTTTCACCTTTGGAAGTAATTGGGGGAACTAACAAAAGAGGAACTACTATCCAATTTTTATCAGACCCCGAAATTTTCCAAGAAACTACCATTTATAACTTTGATACTCTCAAAGAAAGAATGCAACAATTGTCTTTTTTAAACAAAGGTCTTAAATTAAAAATTGCTGACAAAAGATACGAAAAAGAAACTGTTTTTAACTTTTGCCATGAAAAAGGATTACAAGACTACATAGATTTTATTAACACTAGCCACAAACAAATTCCTTTTCACGAAATTTTTTATCTGGAAAAAGAAGCTCAAAAACTAGCTTTTGAAATTGTCTTTGAATACACTACCCAACTCCGTCCTACCAAAAAAGACGAACAAGGAAACGAAATAGAAGAAAAAGAAGACAAAGACACTATTCCTAGATACACTCAAAGCCAAAAAATCTTTTCTTTTGTTAACAATATTCCTACTCATGAAGGAGGAACTCACGAAGAAGGTTTTAAATTAGCCCTAACCCGTGTTATTTCTAAATATGCTAAGGAATTCAATCTTTTAAAAAAAGATGAACATTTATTAAGTGAAGACATCTTAGAAGGAATTACTGCTATTATTTCTTTAAAACATCAAGACCCTCAATTTGAAGGACAAACTAAAGCTAAACTAGCAAATACTGAAGTAAGACAAATTACATCCCAATTGTTTGGCGAATTTTTAGAAAAATATTTATTAGAACATCCCCAAGATTCAAGGAAAATAATTGATAAATGTCTTCTTTCTGCAAATGCCCGTCTAGCTGCTAAACGTGCTCGTGAAGTAGTAAGAAATAAGCCCCTTGATTCTTTAGGTTTTGCCTCCAAATTAGCTGATTGTAGAAGCAAAGACCCTCATATTTCTGAACTATACATTGTCGAAGGAGATTCAGCGGGTGGTTCTGCTAAACAAGGAAGAGACTCGCGTTTTCAAGCCATCCTTCCTTTGCGTGGTAAAGTCCTTAATGTGGAAAAAAGTCTAGATGCCAAAATTCTTACCAATAAAGAAATTAAATCCTTAATACAAGCAATTGGTGCAGGAATTAACATCGGTAAAGGCAAAGACTTTAATGTAGATAAAATCCGTTATCACAAAATTATAATTATGACAGATGCCGATGTTGATGGAGCCCACATAAGAACTTTACTATTAACTTTCTTTTTCAGACATTTTCGCGAATTAATTGAAAAAGGATATATCTATTTTGCTCGCCCTCCTTTATACAAATACCAAAAAGGAAAAGGAACTCCAAAATATTTTTACGATGAAAAAACCAAACAAACTTTTGCAAATAAAAACAGCTTAAAAGATGGGTTCCAAAGATACAAAGGACTTGGAGAAATGAATCCTAATCAACTTTGGGAAACAACTATGGACCCAGAAAATCGTACTCTTCTCAAAGCAAGTCTCAAAGATGCCCTTAATGCTTTAAGTGATGAAGAAGCTTTAATGGAAACAGACCAAACTTTTAACATGTTAATGGGAGAAAAAGTCTTACCGAGAAAAAACTTCATCTTAGAAAAAGCCTTAGAAGCTGATTTAGACGTTTAA